GCGTCCGCGCCGCCAGTTCGGCGTCCGGCGGATAGTCGACGCCGACGAGCGTGAGGCCCTGCGGCGGGGCGGCCGCGAACTCGCTGGACCGGCGGGTCGCGGCGAACAGCCCTGCGCACCACCCGGGGTCGCGCCGGCGCTCCCCCACTGCGATCAGCGCGCCGACGAGCGAACGCACCATCGACCAGCAGAACGCGTCGGCCGTGACGTGCGCGGTGACCAGATCGCCGTCCCGCGTCCATTCCAGGCGTTGCAGGTCGCGAATCGTCGTCGCGCCGTCGCGGTGCCGGCAGAACGCCGCGAAATCATGCAGGCCCACGAGTTCGCGGCCGGCCGCATTCATCGCGTCGACGTCGAGTGGGCGCGGCCACGGCGTGACGAAACGGGCCATCTGCGGCTGCACCCCGTACGGCGCGGTGCCGAGCCGGTAGGTGTAGTGGCGGCGCAGCGCCGAGAACCGGGCGTCGAATCCCACCGGCGCGCGGGTGATGTCGCGGACCCGGACGTCCACAGGCAGGAACCGCCCGAGTCTGCGCACCAGCGGCAGGAATTCGGGCTCGGCCGGACGGGCAGTGCGTGGATAGGCGTGCGCCAGCGCATTTTCCGGTACGTCCACATGGGCGACCTGGCCGGTGGCGTGGACACCCGCGTCGGTGCGCCCGGCAGCCCGCACCGCCAGCGGCAGGCGGAAGACCGTCGTGAGTGCCTCGTCGATCAGCCCCGCGACCGTGCGCTGACCGGCTTGGGTGGCCCAGCCGGCGAAGTCGGTGCCGTCGTAGCTGACATCGAGCCGAAGACGAACCAGCCCGCCACTCCGTGGAGTGACGGGCTGGTCTGCGCTCATGTCGCTAGGACTTGTCAGCGTCCGAACCCTGGGTGGGATCGTCGGTTTCGGTCGACCGCGACGCCTCGGTGGCCGTCGTGTCCTCGGCGTCGGAGACCACATCGGCCTCCGGACCGTCGGCTGCCTCGGGCTCGACAGCAGCCTGCGGTGCAGCGGCGGCGGCGACCTTCTGGGACGCATCCGCACGGCGAGCGCGGTTGGCCTCCGACGTCACCGTCTTCTCCCGCACCAGCTCGATGACCGCCATCGGGGCGTTGTCGCCCTTGCGCGGCTCGACCTTGATGATGCGGGTGTAGCCACCCGCACGGTCGGCGAAGAACGGGCCGATCTCGGCGAACAGGGTGTGCACGACATCCTTGTCCCGGATCTTCTTCATCACCTCACGCCGGTTGTGCAGCGTGCCTTTCTTGGCGTGCGTGATCAGCTTCTCGGCGTACGGACGCAACGCACGCGCCTTCGGCTCGGTGGTCTTGATGCGGCCGTGCTCGAACAGCGAGGTGGCCAGGTTGGCCAGCAGCGCCTTCTGGTGCGAGGACGACCCGCCGAGGCGAGGACCCTTGGTGGGCTTAGGCATTTTGAACCTCAGGCATTGCGACTGTCTCCTAAATGGGGCCGGTCCCCGTATCAGGTAGGACCGGGACGGATCTCTTTCGAGATTGGGGGTTAGAGCTGTTCGGTTTCGGCGAAGTCCTGGTCGGTGTCCAGGTCGTAGCCGGCGTCGCTGTTCCAGGTGCCGGTGGCGGCGTCATAGCCGGCGACCTCGGACGGATCGAACGTGGCCGGGCTGTCCTTGAGCGACAGACCGAGCTGATGCAGCTTGATCTTCACCTCGTCGATCGACTTCTGACCGAAGTTGCGGATGTCCAGCAGATCGGACTCCGTGCGGGCGACGAGCTCGCCCACGGTGTGCACACCCTCGCGCTTGAGGCAGTTGTACGACCGCACCGTGAGGTCCAGATCGTCGATCGGCAGCGCGAAGCTGGCGATGTGGTCGGCCTCGGCGGGCGACGGCCCGATCTCGATGCCCTCGGCCTCGACGTTGAGCTCACGCGCCAGACCGAACAGCTCGACCAGCGTCTTGCCCGCCGAGGCGAGCGCGTCACGCGGGGTGATCGAGTTCTTGGTCTCGACGTCGAGGATCAGCTTGTCGAAGTCGGTGCGCTGCTCGACACGGGTGGCCTCCACCTTGTAGGTCACCTTCAGCACCGGCGAGTAGATCGAGTCGACCGGGATACGGCCGATCTCGGCGCCGGACGCCTTGTTCATCACGGCGGGCACGTAACCGCGGCCACGCTCGACGACCAGTTCGACCTCGAGCTTGCCCTTGTCGTTCAGGGTGGCGATGTGCATATCCGAGTTGTGCACCGTCACGCCCGCCGGCGGCACGATGTCGCCCGCGGTGACCTCACCGGGACCCTGCTTGCGCAGGTACATGGTGACCGGCTCGTCCTCTTCGGAGGACACGACCAGGCTCTTGAGGTTCAGGATGATGTCGGTGACGTCTTCCTTCACTCCCGGAACGGTGGTGAACTCGTGCAGCACACCGTCGATGCGGATGCTGGTGACCGCTGCGCCGGGAATCGACGACAGCAGCGTACGCCGGAGCGAGTTGCCCAGCGTGTAGCCGAAACCGGGCTCCAGCGGCTCGATGACGAACCGAGAGCGGTTGTCGGCAACCGCTTCTTCGGACAGGGTGGGGCGCTGAGAGATCAGCATGTGTTTTTCTCCTTCTTCACGACACCCGCTATTTGATGCCGCGTATCCCGACCGCCATCTGGGCGGTGCGGGTCCTACTTCGAGTAGAGCTCGACGATCAGCTGTTCGGTGAGCGGCACGTCGATCTGCGCGCGCTCGGGCAGCTGGTGGACGAGGATGCGCTGGCGTTCGCCGACGACCTGCAGCCACGACGGGATCGGACGGTCACCCGCGGTCTCCCGCGCGATCACGAACGGATCGGTGTTCAGCGACTTGTCTTTGACGTCGATGATGTCGTACTGCGCCACCCGGTAGCTGGGGATGTCGACCTTGACGCCGTTGACGGTGAAGTGGCCGTGGCTGACGAGCTGGCGGGCCATCCGGCGGGTGCGCGCCAGGCCGGCGCGGTACACGACGTTGTCCAGCCGGCTTTCGAGGATGCGCAGCAGGTTGTCACCGGTCTTGCCGGCCTGCCGGTTGGCCTCCTCGTAGTAGAGACGGAACTGCTTCTCCATCACGCCGTAGGTGAAGCGGGCCTTCTGCTTCTCCTGCAGCTGGGTGCGGTACTCGCTCTCCTTGGTCCGCGCGCGGCCGTGCTGACCGGGCGGGTAGGGGCGCTTCTCGAACGATTGATCACCACCGACGAGGTCGACGCCGAGGCGGCGCGACTTGCGGGTGGCGGGTCCGGTGTAACGAGCCATGAGTCCTTGTTCTCCCTAAATCCCTAGACCCGGCGCCGCTTGGGCGGGCGGCAGCCGTTGTGCGGCTGCGGCGTGACATCGGCGATGGCGCCGACCTCGAGGCCGGCGGCCTGCAACGAGCGGATGGCGGTCTCGCGGCCCGAACCCGGACCCTTCACGAACACGTCGACCTTCTTGACGCCGTGCTCCTGAGCCTTGCGGGCGGCGTTCTCGGCGGCCAGCTGTGCGGCGAACGGGGTCGACTTACGCGAGCCCTTGAAGCCGACGTGACCCGACGACGCCCAGGCGATGACGTTGCCCTGCGGATCGGTGATCGACACGATCGTGTTGTTGAACGTGCTCTTGATGTGCGCGGCGCCGTGCGGGACGTTCTTCTTTTCCTTGCGGCGCGTCTTCTGCCCCTTCTTCGCGGAGGAAGTGGCGGCTTTCTTCGGTGGCATCTACTTACCTGGCCTTCTTCTTACCGGCGATGGTGCGCTTGGGGCCCTTGCGGGTACGCGCGTTGGTCTTGGTCCGCTGGCCGCGCACCGGCAGGCCACGACGGTGCCGCAGACCCTGGTAGCAGCCGATCTCGATCTTGCGACGGATGTCCGCCTGCACCTCGCGGCGCAGGTCGCCTTCCACCTTCAGGCTCGCCTCGATGTAATCGCGCAGCTGCGTGACCTGATCGTCGGTGAGGTCCTTGGTGCGCAGATCCCGGTCGATACCGGTCGCCTCCAGGATCTCCTGGGAGCGGGTACGGCCAATGCCGTAGATGTAGGTAAGAGCGATCTCCATGCGCTTGTCGCGCGGGAGGTCTACGCCCACTAGTCGGGCCATGGGTATGCCAATCCTTCTTCTTCGCGGAGGTCTGTTCCCAGTCCGTTCCCGCCTCGATGGCGGGGCCCGGCCTCCGTCCGGGCGTGTCCGAGCAGCACTGCATCGTCTTTTTTGGCGCTCGCGCGCCGGGCAGCTCGGTGGTACTGGGAGGTCATCATTGAGTTGTCTTCAGGGTGTGGCCGGCGCTGGGCCGGGCCGCGATCAGCCCTGCCGCTGCTTGTGGCGCGGGTCTGAGCAGATCACCATGACCCGCCCGTGCCGACGGATCACCCTGCACTTGTCGCAGATGGGCTTGACGCTCGGGTTCACCTTCACGGCGTGCAGATCCTTCTTGGTCCGTCACCGGCGCGTTGGTGCTCGCCGGCGTCTCGTTGGTCGTCTTGTCTGGGTTTACTTGTACCGATACACGATGCGGCCCCGGGACAGGTCGTACGGAGATAGCTCCACCACGACGCGGTCCTCGGGCAGGATGCGGATGTAGTGCTGCCGCATCTTGCCGCTGATGT
Above is a window of Mycolicibacterium baixiangningiae DNA encoding:
- the truA gene encoding tRNA pseudouridine(38-40) synthase TruA, with translation MSADQPVTPRSGGLVRLRLDVSYDGTDFAGWATQAGQRTVAGLIDEALTTVFRLPLAVRAAGRTDAGVHATGQVAHVDVPENALAHAYPRTARPAEPEFLPLVRRLGRFLPVDVRVRDITRAPVGFDARFSALRRHYTYRLGTAPYGVQPQMARFVTPWPRPLDVDAMNAAGRELVGLHDFAAFCRHRDGATTIRDLQRLEWTRDGDLVTAHVTADAFCWSMVRSLVGALIAVGERRRDPGWCAGLFAATRRSSEFAAAPPQGLTLVGVDYPPDAELAARTLVTRDLRVID
- the rplQ gene encoding 50S ribosomal protein L17, which produces MPKPTKGPRLGGSSSHQKALLANLATSLFEHGRIKTTEPKARALRPYAEKLITHAKKGTLHNRREVMKKIRDKDVVHTLFAEIGPFFADRAGGYTRIIKVEPRKGDNAPMAVIELVREKTVTSEANRARRADASQKVAAAAAPQAAVEPEAADGPEADVVSDAEDTTATEASRSTETDDPTQGSDADKS
- a CDS encoding DNA-directed RNA polymerase subunit alpha, translated to MLISQRPTLSEEAVADNRSRFVIEPLEPGFGYTLGNSLRRTLLSSIPGAAVTSIRIDGVLHEFTTVPGVKEDVTDIILNLKSLVVSSEEDEPVTMYLRKQGPGEVTAGDIVPPAGVTVHNSDMHIATLNDKGKLEVELVVERGRGYVPAVMNKASGAEIGRIPVDSIYSPVLKVTYKVEATRVEQRTDFDKLILDVETKNSITPRDALASAGKTLVELFGLARELNVEAEGIEIGPSPAEADHIASFALPIDDLDLTVRSYNCLKREGVHTVGELVARTESDLLDIRNFGQKSIDEVKIKLHQLGLSLKDSPATFDPSEVAGYDAATGTWNSDAGYDLDTDQDFAETEQL
- the rpsD gene encoding 30S ribosomal protein S4, producing MARYTGPATRKSRRLGVDLVGGDQSFEKRPYPPGQHGRARTKESEYRTQLQEKQKARFTYGVMEKQFRLYYEEANRQAGKTGDNLLRILESRLDNVVYRAGLARTRRMARQLVSHGHFTVNGVKVDIPSYRVAQYDIIDVKDKSLNTDPFVIARETAGDRPIPSWLQVVGERQRILVHQLPERAQIDVPLTEQLIVELYSK
- the rpsK gene encoding 30S ribosomal protein S11 gives rise to the protein MPPKKAATSSAKKGQKTRRKEKKNVPHGAAHIKSTFNNTIVSITDPQGNVIAWASSGHVGFKGSRKSTPFAAQLAAENAARKAQEHGVKKVDVFVKGPGSGRETAIRSLQAAGLEVGAIADVTPQPHNGCRPPKRRRV
- the rpsM gene encoding 30S ribosomal protein S13; this encodes MARLVGVDLPRDKRMEIALTYIYGIGRTRSQEILEATGIDRDLRTKDLTDDQVTQLRDYIEASLKVEGDLRREVQADIRRKIEIGCYQGLRHRRGLPVRGQRTKTNARTRKGPKRTIAGKKKAR
- the rpmJ gene encoding 50S ribosomal protein L36, which translates into the protein MKVNPSVKPICDKCRVIRRHGRVMVICSDPRHKQRQG
- the infA gene encoding translation initiation factor IF-1, whose protein sequence is MAKKDGAIEVEGRVVEPLPNAMFRIELENGHKVLAHISGKMRQHYIRILPEDRVVVELSPYDLSRGRIVYRYK